Proteins found in one Amycolatopsis camponoti genomic segment:
- a CDS encoding sugar porter family MFS transporter: MTQTAPARHISRTTLYFFGALGGILFGYDLGVISGVLPFIGKAWSLTAWDKGVITASLSVGAIVGALFSSRINEALGRRRTIMVAAAIVIVGTLAASFSPTFALLVISRLVIGLGIGLSSSTVPTYLSELAPARLRGAMGALNQIFIVLGILIAFLTSYWLGPISAWRWMFAGAIVPAVILLIGLAFLPETPRWLLKNGQEEEARRVLASAHGNTVNLDDEIATIREVIQMDTEAKPRFRDLFSGFVRPMMIVAILLAVGQQFSGVNAINAYFPTMLIGLGFATQAALLSGVLLGVTKFLFTAWVVFVVDRWGRKPLLLIGNVIMVITLVAAGLVVLNVHDTSTRGILMLVMMVLYLVGYELGWGAVVWVMMAEVFPLKYRAAGMGVSSVVLWAATGIVSAVFPLISAAGSLGIGGSMFLFAGINVVLFVLTKWLVPETKGRSLEQIELDLRARQGVAAKS, from the coding sequence ATGACGCAGACGGCCCCGGCGCGGCACATCAGCCGAACCACCTTGTACTTCTTCGGCGCGCTCGGCGGCATCTTGTTCGGCTACGACCTCGGCGTGATTTCCGGGGTGCTCCCGTTCATCGGGAAAGCCTGGTCGCTGACCGCCTGGGACAAGGGCGTGATCACCGCCAGCCTGTCGGTCGGTGCCATCGTGGGCGCGCTGTTCTCCAGCCGCATCAACGAAGCGCTCGGCAGGCGGCGCACCATCATGGTCGCCGCGGCGATCGTCATCGTGGGCACGCTGGCGGCGAGCTTCTCGCCGACGTTCGCGCTGCTCGTGATTTCGCGGCTGGTGATCGGCCTCGGCATCGGCCTTTCGTCGTCGACCGTGCCGACGTACTTGTCCGAACTGGCGCCCGCCCGGTTGCGGGGCGCGATGGGCGCGCTGAACCAGATCTTCATCGTGCTCGGCATCCTGATCGCGTTCCTGACCAGCTACTGGCTCGGGCCGATCTCCGCGTGGCGCTGGATGTTCGCCGGCGCGATCGTGCCCGCCGTGATCCTGCTCATCGGGCTGGCGTTCCTGCCGGAGACGCCGCGCTGGCTGCTCAAGAACGGTCAGGAGGAGGAAGCCCGGCGGGTCCTGGCGAGCGCGCACGGCAACACCGTGAACCTCGACGACGAGATCGCGACCATCCGCGAGGTCATCCAGATGGACACCGAGGCCAAGCCCCGGTTCCGTGACCTGTTCTCGGGCTTCGTCCGGCCGATGATGATCGTCGCCATCCTGCTCGCGGTGGGCCAGCAGTTCAGTGGCGTCAACGCGATCAACGCGTACTTCCCGACGATGCTGATCGGCCTCGGGTTCGCCACGCAGGCCGCGCTGCTGTCCGGCGTGCTGCTGGGTGTCACGAAGTTCCTGTTCACCGCGTGGGTCGTGTTCGTGGTGGACCGCTGGGGCCGCAAGCCGCTGCTGCTCATCGGCAACGTGATCATGGTGATCACGCTGGTGGCGGCCGGGCTCGTCGTGCTGAACGTCCACGACACCAGCACCCGCGGCATCCTGATGCTGGTCATGATGGTGCTGTACCTGGTCGGGTACGAGCTCGGCTGGGGCGCGGTCGTCTGGGTGATGATGGCCGAGGTGTTCCCGCTGAAGTACCGCGCGGCCGGCATGGGCGTCAGCAGCGTCGTCCTCTGGGCGGCGACCGGCATCGTGAGCGCGGTGTTCCCGCTCATCTCCGCCGCGGGCTCGCTCGGCATCGGCGGTTCGATGTTCCTGTTCGCCGGCATCAACGTGGTCCTCTTCGTGCTCACGAAGTGGCTCGTGCCGGAGACGAAGGGGCGCTCGCTGGAGCAGATCGAGCTCGACCTCCGGGCGCGGCAGGGGGTCGCGGCCAAGAGCTGA
- a CDS encoding cellulose binding domain-containing protein, which produces MRSTRSRSPRRLLAGTLAFVVPAAIAVTVATAPASPAAPAPYTWRNAEIGGGGFVPGIVFNQAEPGLAYARTDIGGAYRRNAATGRWIPLLDSVGWTDWGHNGVVSLATDPVDPNRVYAAAGMYTNSWDPNTGAVLRSADRGATWQAAALPFKLGGNMPGRGMGERLAIDPNRDSVLYLGAPSGNGLWRSTDSGVTWAKVTAFPNPGNYAPDPGDPSGYSSDNEGVTWVTFDPSTGTRGSTTQTIYVGVADKANTVYRSTDGGTTWARLAGQPTGFLAHKGVLDATGGYLYLATSDTGGPYDGAKGDVWKYATKTGAWTRISPIASDSTDDYFGYSGLTIDRQHPNTLMVATQVSWWPDVIFFRSTDGGTTWTRIWDFTSYPDRSLRYTQDISSVPWLTFGVQAVPPVPSPKLGWMTESVEIDPFDSNHLLYGTGATVYGTSDLTKWDSGGKITIKPDVGGLEETAVLDLISPPAGAPLISGLGDIGGFRHDSLDAVPATMFTSPVFTTTTSLDYAELDPATIVRTGTLDRSARPNDNRIAFSTDGGKNWFQGAEPGGGASGGTVAAAADGSRFVWSPDGSAVSYSVGFGSSWTASAGIPAGAVVEADRVDPKRFYGFAAGRFYLSTDGGATFTATAATGLPSASVHFKAMPGKTGDVWLAGGSGTTYGLWHSTDSGASFTKLSGVAEADNIGFGKAAPGRTYSALYTIAKIGGVRGIFRSDDAGVSWTRVNDDQHQYGNIGAALSGDPRVFGRVYVGTNGRGVIVGESSGDQPPPTTTTTSSPPTTTTTTPVPSSSCTAAYTVTNQWQGGFQAGVKVGNTGAAPVDGWTVTWSFADGQRVSQAWNAQVTQAGVAVSAVDAGWNKTIPAGGSAEFGFTGTSGGTNTKPAAISLNGKACTTS; this is translated from the coding sequence GTGCGCAGCACGCGTTCCCGATCACCGAGACGACTGCTGGCGGGCACGCTCGCCTTCGTCGTGCCGGCCGCCATCGCGGTCACCGTCGCCACGGCGCCGGCGTCCCCCGCCGCCCCCGCGCCGTACACGTGGCGCAACGCGGAGATCGGCGGCGGCGGGTTCGTCCCCGGCATCGTCTTCAACCAGGCCGAGCCCGGCCTGGCCTACGCCCGCACCGACATCGGCGGCGCGTACCGCCGCAACGCCGCCACCGGGCGCTGGATCCCGCTGCTGGACTCGGTCGGCTGGACCGACTGGGGCCACAACGGCGTGGTCAGCCTGGCCACCGACCCCGTCGACCCGAACCGGGTCTACGCCGCGGCCGGCATGTACACCAACAGCTGGGACCCGAACACCGGCGCGGTCCTGCGCTCGGCCGACCGCGGCGCCACCTGGCAGGCCGCGGCGCTGCCGTTCAAGCTCGGCGGCAACATGCCCGGCCGCGGCATGGGCGAACGGCTCGCGATCGACCCGAACCGCGACAGCGTCCTCTACCTCGGCGCCCCGAGCGGCAACGGGCTCTGGCGCAGCACGGACTCCGGCGTCACGTGGGCGAAGGTGACCGCCTTCCCCAACCCGGGCAACTACGCGCCCGACCCGGGCGACCCGTCGGGCTACTCCAGCGACAACGAAGGCGTCACGTGGGTGACGTTCGACCCGTCGACCGGCACCCGCGGCAGCACCACGCAGACCATCTACGTCGGCGTGGCGGACAAGGCGAACACCGTCTACCGCAGCACCGACGGCGGCACCACGTGGGCGCGGCTGGCGGGCCAGCCGACCGGGTTCCTGGCCCACAAGGGCGTCCTCGACGCGACCGGCGGCTACCTCTACCTCGCGACCAGCGACACCGGCGGCCCGTACGACGGCGCGAAGGGCGACGTCTGGAAGTACGCCACGAAGACCGGCGCCTGGACGCGGATCAGCCCGATCGCCTCCGACAGCACCGACGACTATTTCGGCTACAGCGGCCTGACGATCGACCGGCAGCACCCGAACACGCTGATGGTCGCGACGCAGGTGTCGTGGTGGCCGGACGTCATCTTCTTCCGCAGCACCGACGGTGGCACCACCTGGACCCGGATCTGGGACTTCACGAGCTACCCCGACCGGTCGCTGCGCTACACGCAGGACATCTCCTCCGTGCCGTGGCTGACCTTCGGCGTCCAGGCCGTTCCCCCGGTGCCCTCGCCCAAGCTCGGCTGGATGACCGAGTCCGTGGAGATCGACCCGTTCGACTCGAACCACCTGCTCTACGGCACCGGCGCGACCGTCTACGGCACCTCCGACCTGACGAAGTGGGACAGCGGCGGGAAGATCACGATCAAGCCCGACGTCGGCGGCCTCGAGGAGACCGCGGTCCTGGACCTGATCAGCCCGCCCGCGGGCGCGCCGCTGATCTCCGGCCTCGGCGACATCGGCGGGTTCCGGCACGACAGCCTCGACGCCGTCCCGGCCACCATGTTCACCTCGCCGGTTTTCACGACGACGACCAGCCTGGACTACGCCGAGCTGGACCCGGCGACGATCGTCCGCACCGGCACGCTCGACCGGAGCGCCCGGCCGAACGACAACCGGATCGCCTTCTCCACCGACGGCGGCAAGAACTGGTTCCAGGGCGCCGAACCGGGCGGCGGCGCGAGCGGCGGGACGGTGGCCGCGGCCGCCGACGGCAGCCGGTTCGTGTGGAGCCCGGACGGCAGCGCGGTCAGCTACTCGGTGGGCTTCGGCTCGTCGTGGACGGCGTCGGCCGGCATCCCGGCGGGCGCGGTGGTCGAGGCCGACCGCGTGGACCCCAAGCGGTTCTACGGGTTCGCGGCCGGCCGGTTCTACCTCAGCACCGACGGCGGCGCGACGTTCACCGCGACCGCGGCGACCGGGCTGCCCAGCGCTTCGGTGCACTTCAAGGCGATGCCGGGCAAGACCGGTGACGTCTGGCTGGCCGGCGGCTCCGGCACGACGTACGGCCTCTGGCACTCGACCGATTCCGGAGCGTCTTTCACGAAGCTGAGCGGGGTCGCCGAGGCCGACAACATCGGGTTCGGCAAGGCCGCTCCAGGCCGGACGTATTCGGCGTTATACACCATCGCGAAGATCGGTGGGGTGCGTGGGATCTTCCGGTCGGATGACGCGGGGGTGTCGTGGACGCGGGTCAATGACGATCAGCACCAGTACGGCAACATCGGGGCGGCGCTGAGCGGGGATCCGCGGGTGTTCGGGCGGGTGTACGTGGGGACGAACGGGCGGGGTGTGATCGTCGGGGAGTCTTCCGGTGACCAGCCGCCGCCCACGACGACGACGACTTCTTCCCCGCCCACCACTACTACGACCACTCCGGTGCCGTCTTCGTCGTGCACGGCGGCCTACACCGTCACGAACCAGTGGCAGGGCGGTTTCCAGGCGGGGGTGAAGGTCGGGAACACCGGAGCCGCGCCGGTGGACGGCTGGACGGTCACCTGGTCGTTCGCCGACGGCCAGCGCGTGTCGCAGGCTTGGAACGCGCAGGTGACGCAGGCCGGCGTGGCGGTGTCGGCGGTCGACGCGGGGTGGAACAAGACGATCCCCGCGGGCGGCAGCGCGGAGTTCGGCTTCACCGGGACGTCCGGCGGCACCAATACGAAGCCGGCCGCGATCAGCCTCAACGGGAAGGCCTGCACCACGTCCTGA